The Urbifossiella limnaea genome has a window encoding:
- a CDS encoding transposase: MLFGGVFERFLEESPLSVMSRATIEHALSASALDALFDRTAERGYTRELLFSTTVDLMTLVVGGKALHVQAAYRHLRDRVPVTLKCVYDKLRNIETGVSAGLVAHVSGRCEGLITALGGGCKSLLPGYRVRVLDGNHLAATQRRLGVTRGHTAGPLPGQSLVVLDPALMLVTDIVPCEDAHTQERALIDQIVPLVRERDVWVADRNFCTAEFLCEVAARRAYVVIRRHGNLSVEAEAGYGAEVATDRGWVGERRVWVCWGGARLVRLRQVRVRLRAPTADGDAEVEILTNLPAKVPAKKVAEIYLKRWKIEGAFHELTVALNCEVNTLGYPRAALFGFCVAVAAYNVLAVLKAALRAVHGEKKVQEEVSGYYLALEWAMVYAGMMIALPASEWEAFGPMPSPELAGHLREWAGKVDLGRIKKAPPRKPTRTATRRIKDKSPHVSTARLLDEGKKTRQAKVSRNP, encoded by the coding sequence ATGCTGTTCGGTGGGGTCTTCGAGCGGTTCCTAGAGGAGAGCCCGCTCAGCGTGATGTCCCGGGCGACCATCGAGCACGCCCTCTCGGCCTCGGCCCTCGACGCGCTGTTCGACCGGACCGCCGAGCGCGGGTACACCCGGGAGTTGCTGTTCTCCACGACGGTCGATCTGATGACCCTGGTGGTCGGCGGCAAGGCCCTCCACGTCCAGGCCGCCTACCGGCACCTGCGGGACCGCGTCCCGGTCACCCTCAAGTGCGTCTACGACAAGCTCCGGAACATCGAGACGGGCGTGTCCGCGGGGCTGGTCGCGCACGTGTCGGGCCGGTGCGAGGGGCTGATCACCGCGCTGGGCGGGGGGTGCAAGAGCCTGCTGCCGGGCTACCGGGTGCGGGTCCTCGACGGCAACCACCTGGCCGCCACCCAGCGGCGGCTGGGCGTCACCCGGGGGCACACCGCCGGCCCCTTGCCCGGGCAGAGTTTGGTCGTGCTCGACCCGGCCCTGATGCTGGTCACCGACATCGTCCCGTGCGAGGACGCCCACACCCAGGAGCGGGCGCTGATCGACCAGATTGTGCCGCTGGTGCGGGAGCGGGACGTGTGGGTCGCGGACCGCAACTTCTGCACGGCGGAGTTCCTGTGTGAGGTGGCCGCCCGGCGGGCCTACGTCGTCATCCGACGCCACGGGAACCTGAGCGTCGAGGCCGAAGCCGGGTACGGGGCCGAGGTCGCGACGGACCGGGGCTGGGTGGGCGAGCGGCGGGTCTGGGTCTGCTGGGGTGGGGCGCGGTTGGTGCGCCTGCGGCAGGTGCGGGTGCGGCTGCGGGCGCCGACCGCGGACGGGGACGCGGAGGTGGAGATCCTGACCAACCTGCCGGCGAAGGTGCCGGCCAAGAAGGTGGCCGAGATCTACCTCAAGCGGTGGAAGATCGAGGGGGCCTTCCACGAGTTGACAGTCGCCTTGAACTGTGAGGTGAACACCCTGGGGTACCCCAGGGCCGCGCTGTTCGGGTTCTGCGTGGCGGTGGCCGCGTACAACGTGCTGGCCGTACTGAAGGCGGCCCTGCGGGCGGTGCATGGTGAGAAGAAGGTGCAGGAGGAGGTGTCGGGGTATTACCTGGCGCTGGAGTGGGCGATGGTGTACGCGGGGATGATGATCGCCCTGCCCGCGTCGGAATGGGAGGCGTTCGGTCCGATGCCCAGCCCGGAGTTGGCCGGCCACCTCCGCGAGTGGGCGGGCAAGGTCGACCTTGGGAGGATCAAGAAAGCGCCGCCCCGGAAGCCGACGAGGACGGCGACCCGACGGATCAAGGACAAGAGCCCACATGTTTCCACGGCCCGGTTGCTCGACGAGGGGAAGAAGACCCGTCAGGCGAAAGTCAGCCGGAATCCGTGA